The following coding sequences lie in one Myxococcus xanthus genomic window:
- a CDS encoding lactate racemase domain-containing protein, whose translation MRPFKTLQKLYDEESQVVITEKGSPPRVLFHGENFLQEDLPVGTRVIFPRPPLAGVPNVKAAIRYAINNPEGMEPLHALLKPGMRLTCVIDDISVPLPPMVTPDVRQTILEIVLELAADSGVDDVHLIIANALHRRMTEGEMKRMVGEKIFDAYYPDRYYNHDAEDPDGMVALERTSHGEEVSVNRRVAESDLIVYVNVNFVPMNGGHKSMGTGVSNYASLRHHHNPKTIRASDSYMEPKTSALYKSNERIGRNIDKHLKVFHIETALNNRMFGGPTDFLAKKEEDYTEADRLKFQAMRFALSKLPRAAARKVLNSVPAPYDVTGVYAGATEPTHQKTLETSYKQYVVPVEGQSDIVIFPIPFISPYSVNSILNPLLVQVMGLGYFYNLNRGVPLVKKGGVLILLHPAYDEFDPEHHPSYIEFFHRLLPETRDSMKLEHKYEREFAENPSYVHLYRKGNAYHGVHPFYMWYWGENGRQHVGKVIVAGAENNHVPALMGWDRTDTLTEAIEEARGFMGRSATISLLRIAPTVMVDVK comes from the coding sequence ATGCGCCCGTTCAAGACGCTCCAGAAGCTGTACGACGAGGAAAGCCAGGTCGTCATCACCGAGAAGGGCAGCCCCCCGCGCGTGCTGTTCCACGGTGAGAACTTCCTGCAAGAAGACCTTCCGGTCGGCACGCGCGTCATCTTCCCGCGCCCGCCCCTGGCCGGCGTGCCCAACGTCAAGGCCGCCATCCGCTACGCCATCAACAACCCGGAGGGCATGGAGCCGCTGCACGCGCTCCTCAAGCCGGGCATGCGCCTGACGTGCGTCATCGACGACATCAGCGTGCCGCTGCCGCCCATGGTCACGCCGGACGTGCGGCAGACCATCCTGGAAATCGTCCTGGAGCTGGCCGCCGACAGCGGCGTGGACGACGTGCACCTCATCATCGCCAACGCCCTGCACCGCCGCATGACGGAAGGCGAGATGAAGCGCATGGTGGGCGAGAAGATCTTCGACGCCTACTACCCGGACCGCTACTACAACCACGACGCCGAGGACCCGGACGGGATGGTCGCGCTGGAGCGCACGTCCCACGGTGAAGAGGTGTCGGTGAACCGCCGCGTGGCGGAGAGCGACCTCATCGTCTACGTGAATGTGAACTTCGTGCCCATGAACGGCGGGCACAAGTCCATGGGCACCGGCGTGTCCAACTACGCGTCGCTGCGCCACCACCACAACCCGAAGACCATCCGCGCCTCCGACAGCTACATGGAGCCCAAGACGAGCGCGCTCTACAAGAGCAACGAGCGCATCGGGCGCAACATCGACAAGCACCTGAAGGTCTTCCACATCGAGACGGCGCTGAACAACCGCATGTTCGGCGGCCCCACCGACTTCCTGGCGAAGAAGGAAGAGGACTACACGGAGGCGGACCGGCTGAAGTTCCAGGCCATGCGCTTCGCGCTGTCCAAGCTGCCGCGCGCCGCCGCGCGCAAGGTGCTCAACTCCGTCCCCGCGCCCTATGATGTCACGGGCGTCTATGCCGGCGCCACGGAGCCCACGCATCAGAAGACGCTGGAGACGAGCTACAAGCAGTACGTGGTGCCGGTGGAGGGACAGAGCGACATCGTCATCTTCCCCATCCCGTTCATCTCCCCGTACAGCGTCAACTCCATCCTCAACCCGCTCCTGGTGCAGGTGATGGGGCTGGGCTACTTCTACAACCTGAACCGCGGCGTGCCGCTCGTGAAGAAGGGCGGCGTGCTCATCCTCCTGCACCCGGCCTACGACGAGTTCGACCCGGAGCACCACCCCAGCTACATCGAGTTCTTCCACCGGCTGCTGCCGGAGACGCGGGACTCCATGAAGCTGGAGCACAAGTACGAGCGCGAGTTCGCGGAGAACCCCAGCTACGTGCACCTGTACCGCAAGGGCAACGCCTACCACGGCGTGCACCCCTTCTACATGTGGTACTGGGGCGAGAATGGCCGCCAGCACGTGGGCAAGGTCATTGTCGCGGGCGCGGAGAACAACCACGTCCCCGCTCTGATGGGCTGGGACCGCACCGACACGCTCACCGAGGCCATTGAAGAAGCCCGCGGGTTCATGGGCCGCTCGGCCACCATCAGCCTGCTGCGCATCGCGCCCACGGTGATGGTGGATGTGAAGTGA
- a CDS encoding NAD-dependent epimerase/dehydratase family protein, which yields MKLLVTGGTGFLGTHLVPRLVAAGHEVRLIGRSQPSGAPYAGTEFVPGDLKNRDAVRRALEGVDAVYHLAGLVSFQPKDARKMFELHVDSTRELLRDVREAGVKRVVLASTSGTIAVSKEAHVRDESADYPITVVGQWPYYLSKIYEEKLALAYCRKHDIPLVVLNPSLLMGPGDDRLSSTWTVVKFLNREIPAMPGGGISFVDARDAADAFVQALTRGEVYGRHLMGVNLSMKDFFQRLERLSGVPAPKLKLPSKVNVLGGKLLERWAKVRGTTPTLDPQEIDIGEHWFWLDASKAEAELGFRARDIQETLSETVQHIYGKMPPQSLPGTKGRLAELRENT from the coding sequence GTGAAGCTGCTGGTGACGGGAGGCACGGGCTTTCTGGGCACGCACCTGGTGCCCAGGCTGGTGGCGGCGGGCCACGAGGTGCGGCTCATCGGCCGCTCGCAGCCTTCGGGCGCGCCCTACGCGGGCACGGAGTTCGTCCCCGGTGACTTGAAGAACCGGGACGCGGTGCGCCGCGCGCTGGAGGGCGTGGACGCCGTCTACCACCTGGCGGGGCTCGTCTCCTTCCAGCCGAAGGACGCGCGGAAGATGTTCGAGCTGCACGTGGACAGCACCCGCGAGCTGCTGCGGGACGTGCGCGAGGCCGGCGTGAAGCGCGTGGTGCTGGCCTCCACCTCCGGCACCATCGCGGTGTCGAAGGAGGCGCACGTCCGCGACGAGAGCGCCGACTACCCGATTACGGTGGTGGGCCAGTGGCCCTACTACCTGTCGAAAATCTACGAGGAGAAGCTGGCGCTCGCGTACTGCCGCAAGCACGACATTCCCCTGGTGGTGCTCAACCCCAGCCTGCTGATGGGGCCCGGGGATGACCGGCTGTCCTCCACGTGGACGGTGGTGAAGTTCCTCAACCGCGAGATTCCGGCCATGCCGGGCGGCGGCATCTCCTTCGTGGACGCGCGCGACGCGGCGGACGCCTTCGTCCAGGCGCTCACCCGGGGCGAGGTGTACGGCCGTCACCTCATGGGCGTGAATCTGTCCATGAAGGATTTCTTCCAGCGGCTGGAGCGCCTGTCCGGCGTGCCCGCGCCGAAGCTGAAGCTGCCCTCCAAGGTCAACGTGCTCGGCGGGAAGCTGCTGGAGCGCTGGGCCAAGGTGCGCGGCACCACGCCGACGCTGGACCCGCAGGAAATCGACATCGGCGAGCACTGGTTCTGGCTGGACGCGTCCAAGGCGGAGGCCGAGCTCGGCTTCCGCGCGCGCGACATCCAGGAGACGCTCTCCGAGACGGTGCAACACATCTACGGGAAGATGCCGCCCCAGAGCCTGCCGGGCACCAAGGGCCGGCTGGCGGAGCTGCGCGAGAACACCTGA
- a CDS encoding HAD family hydrolase, with translation MSSKAAFFDVDGTLVKTNVVHVYAYYAMNRGSVLGIAGRTLSTALSVPLFGVMDAVDRKTFNEFFYRYYAGLSEDRLVTIAEDMFEDVLQPALFEQTQDLIDQARRSGCKIVLVTGALDFTMRPLARHLGADDMIANKMQFVGGKATGKVIPPIIEGANKANAIRAYCTKEGLSLDKCHGYSDSASDYAMLAVVGRPTAVNPDLRLRSIARAYNWPILDLK, from the coding sequence ATGTCCTCGAAAGCTGCCTTCTTCGATGTCGACGGGACGCTCGTGAAGACGAACGTCGTCCACGTCTACGCGTACTACGCGATGAACCGCGGCTCCGTCCTGGGCATCGCGGGACGGACCCTGAGCACCGCCCTCAGCGTGCCGCTCTTCGGTGTCATGGACGCGGTGGACCGCAAGACGTTCAACGAGTTCTTCTACCGCTACTACGCGGGCCTGAGCGAAGACCGCCTGGTCACCATCGCCGAGGACATGTTCGAGGACGTGCTGCAGCCCGCCCTCTTCGAGCAGACGCAGGACCTCATCGACCAGGCCCGCCGCAGCGGCTGCAAGATTGTCCTCGTCACGGGCGCGCTGGACTTCACCATGCGCCCGCTGGCGCGCCACCTGGGCGCCGACGACATGATCGCCAACAAGATGCAGTTCGTGGGCGGCAAGGCGACGGGCAAGGTGATTCCGCCCATCATCGAAGGCGCGAACAAGGCGAACGCCATCCGCGCCTACTGCACCAAGGAAGGCCTGTCGCTGGACAAGTGCCACGGCTACTCCGACAGCGCCTCTGACTACGCGATGCTCGCGGTGGTGGGCCGTCCCACCGCGGTGAACCCGGACCTGCGGCTGCGCTCCATCGCGCGCGCCTACAACTGGCCCATCCTCGACCTCAAGTAA
- a CDS encoding GGDEF domain-containing protein gives MAGDETRVTKISTLNVHAHRSTECCLVQIHGPELGKKYLIEDAELTIGRDQHNHIVVDLDNVSRRHARILGRGGKMLVEDLGSTNGTFLNDQEVLQASPLRSGDLVKVGGSIFKFLDGDNIETQYHETIYTLTIADGLTGINNKRYFLEYLEKEMGRSTRYQRTLTLMMFDIDHFKQINDVHGHLAGDYVLRELAQSIKRLVRREQCFARYGGEEFAVVLPEDGPDKARLFAEKIRRLIAEKSFVYDEKEIPVTISIGVAEQTPDMLEPTHFIKVADANLYKAKKSGRNRVVG, from the coding sequence ATGGCCGGCGACGAAACCCGCGTCACCAAGATCTCAACGCTCAACGTGCATGCCCACCGCAGCACGGAGTGTTGTCTCGTGCAGATTCACGGCCCGGAGCTCGGCAAGAAGTACCTCATCGAGGATGCCGAACTCACCATCGGGCGGGATCAGCACAACCACATCGTAGTGGACCTGGACAACGTGTCCCGCCGCCACGCCCGGATTCTGGGGCGTGGGGGGAAGATGCTCGTTGAAGACCTGGGCTCCACCAACGGTACCTTCCTCAATGACCAGGAAGTGCTTCAGGCCTCGCCGCTGCGCAGCGGGGACCTGGTCAAGGTCGGAGGCTCCATCTTCAAGTTCCTCGATGGCGACAACATCGAGACCCAGTACCACGAGACCATCTACACGCTGACCATCGCGGACGGCCTCACCGGCATCAACAACAAGAGGTACTTCCTGGAGTACCTCGAGAAGGAGATGGGCCGGTCGACCCGCTATCAGCGCACCCTCACGCTGATGATGTTCGACATCGACCACTTCAAGCAGATCAACGACGTCCACGGCCACCTCGCCGGGGACTACGTGCTGCGGGAGCTGGCCCAGTCCATCAAGCGCCTGGTGCGCCGCGAGCAGTGCTTCGCCCGCTACGGCGGCGAGGAGTTCGCCGTCGTCCTCCCCGAGGACGGCCCGGACAAGGCGCGCCTGTTCGCGGAGAAGATTCGCCGGCTCATCGCGGAGAAGTCCTTCGTCTACGACGAGAAGGAAATCCCCGTCACCATCTCCATTGGCGTGGCCGAGCAGACGCCGGACATGCTGGAGCCCACGCACTTCATCAAGGTGGCGGACGCCAACCTGTACAAGGCGAAGAAGTCGGGCCGAAACCGCGTGGTGGGCTAG
- a CDS encoding AMP-binding protein, giving the protein MAALPELNVTQTFTGKRLLFAGATGFVGKVTLSMLLTRYGQDLDKVYVLVRKGSAASAERRFFDKVATSEPFQPLRDSLGDEGALAFIRQKVEVLDGDITDPWMGLEEPQVEALTGKVHAFINCAGLVSFNPSLEVGLNVNTHGLKFAAALALRWSVPLIHMSTAFVAGNRSGLVFEDEEVRGYFPKREEMDGRDFSLEQELQDAARIVARLREQAEDRALTSTFRKKALDRLEEEGRDTNDEKTLRLAVGRERKLWLSGELVRAGMERAAHWGWPNTYTYTKSLGEQVLAATPGLRYSIVRPSIVESARHFPFPGWNEGFTTSAPLAFAGIKGPGGIPAGENTILDIIPVDQVAGATIGITAHAMDVEERRIYQLASGDENPFYAGRSVELVGLYRRRYYRNRESGNALMNKLRSRVEPQPVSKKEFELFSAPMLLRGARFLKKAIDEVRPAWGAPAVQAMLDKAKVSLDEVDDNAQGIIALTELFLPFLYENRYVFRCDNTRSVYARMAHADRLKVPWDPEHIDWREYFLGTHLPGLEKWVFPGMESEREKRTVIPAHRDLLELMEATVHAYRHRVAFRMVAGEKEERFTYGEVHRYAERVGSFLLAAGIKHGDRVLLVSENRPEWGINYFGILRAGATVVPVDPGLSEAELVNIARRAEARACLVSEDAARDFPGLFAALGDGVTVASLAEAMTGDPAYPDRIGPVRKSAAADDLASIIFTSGTTGTPKGVMLTHRNFAALVAKLAGTFDIGVGDGVLSVLPLHHTFEFAAGFLTPFWRGAEITYIDELTSDRLGEVFETGRITAMVGVPALWQLLHRKITQEFASRPPFIEQALKALMATHGELRNRNNINLGKLLFWPVHRKFGGRIKVIVSGGSALPDDVHKAFHELGFNITEGYGLTEAAPVLAVTKPGNKRQPGTVGRALPGIELRILNPDNDGLGEVLAKGPNVMPGYFGDREATEAVLKDGWLHTGDLGRLDAEGHLYLVGRAKDVIIDHNGKNIYPDELEELYQDHTHIKELSIVGLPDDAGGEKVACLCVPDYADRLREEVRRELEEHFRKVSAGMPFYRRVKVLRLWDGELPRTAKRSVKRKQVVEELKRQERMAASASKAREKAANPATGGIADWLFPLIADVSHRPVSDVRPDALLSGDLGFDSLMLTELSSALEAAGVPLPAVEDLTQVQTVEDLRKVVASSGKRPTVETRAKEISKENERAEEVEIPVPDVVADVGRQLLSFGQKVLYGGVFDVKVTGKSFIPQNRNFLVIANHSSHLDAGLVRVALGDQGERLVSLAARDYFFNTPLKRAWFENFTNLVPIERQGSLRESLRMAGEALRQGFNVLIFPEGTRSTTGELMEFKSTLGYLALTFNMDVLPLYIGGAFDALPKGSVLPKTKTPLRVNIGPVLGHADLRTRVQGMARSEGYRYVTRIAEDSMRALRDGRVLNLERVDLPLAGASPRASTSTEGKDS; this is encoded by the coding sequence ATGGCCGCCCTTCCCGAGCTGAACGTCACCCAGACCTTCACCGGCAAGCGCCTGCTCTTCGCGGGCGCCACCGGCTTCGTGGGCAAGGTGACGCTGTCCATGCTGCTGACCCGCTACGGGCAGGACCTGGACAAGGTGTACGTGCTGGTCCGCAAGGGCAGCGCCGCGTCCGCCGAGCGCCGCTTCTTCGACAAGGTCGCCACCAGCGAGCCCTTCCAGCCGCTGCGCGACAGCCTGGGGGACGAAGGCGCGCTGGCCTTCATCCGTCAGAAGGTGGAGGTGCTGGACGGCGACATCACCGACCCGTGGATGGGCCTGGAAGAGCCCCAGGTGGAGGCGCTCACCGGGAAGGTGCACGCGTTCATCAACTGCGCCGGTCTGGTGTCCTTCAACCCGTCGCTGGAGGTGGGCCTCAACGTCAACACCCACGGCCTGAAGTTCGCCGCGGCGCTGGCGCTGCGCTGGTCCGTCCCGCTGATTCACATGTCCACGGCCTTCGTGGCCGGCAACCGCAGCGGGCTCGTCTTCGAGGACGAGGAGGTTCGCGGCTACTTCCCCAAGCGGGAGGAGATGGACGGCCGCGACTTCAGCCTGGAGCAGGAGCTGCAGGACGCGGCGCGCATCGTCGCGCGGCTGCGCGAGCAGGCCGAGGACCGGGCCCTCACGTCCACCTTCCGCAAGAAGGCGCTGGACCGGCTGGAAGAAGAAGGCCGCGACACCAACGACGAGAAGACGCTGCGGCTGGCGGTGGGCCGTGAGCGCAAGCTGTGGCTCAGCGGCGAGCTGGTTCGCGCCGGCATGGAGCGCGCCGCCCACTGGGGCTGGCCCAACACGTACACGTACACCAAGTCCCTGGGCGAGCAGGTGCTCGCGGCCACCCCGGGCCTGCGCTACTCCATCGTCCGGCCCTCCATCGTGGAGAGCGCGCGGCACTTCCCCTTCCCCGGCTGGAACGAGGGCTTCACCACCTCCGCGCCCCTGGCCTTCGCGGGCATCAAGGGCCCCGGCGGCATCCCCGCGGGCGAAAACACCATCCTGGACATCATCCCGGTGGACCAGGTGGCGGGCGCCACCATCGGCATCACCGCGCATGCCATGGACGTGGAGGAGCGGCGCATCTACCAGCTCGCCTCCGGCGACGAGAACCCCTTCTACGCCGGCCGCTCGGTGGAGCTGGTGGGCCTGTACCGGCGGCGCTACTACCGCAACCGCGAGTCCGGCAATGCGCTGATGAACAAGCTGCGCTCGCGCGTCGAGCCGCAGCCGGTCAGCAAGAAGGAGTTCGAGCTGTTCAGCGCGCCCATGCTGCTGCGCGGCGCGCGCTTCCTGAAGAAGGCCATCGACGAGGTGCGTCCCGCGTGGGGCGCTCCGGCCGTCCAGGCCATGCTGGACAAGGCGAAGGTGTCGCTGGACGAGGTGGACGACAACGCCCAGGGCATCATCGCCCTGACGGAGCTGTTCCTCCCCTTCCTCTACGAGAACCGCTACGTCTTCCGCTGCGACAACACGCGCTCCGTCTACGCGCGCATGGCGCACGCGGACCGGTTGAAGGTGCCCTGGGACCCGGAGCACATCGACTGGCGCGAGTACTTCCTGGGGACCCACCTCCCCGGCCTGGAGAAGTGGGTGTTCCCAGGCATGGAGTCGGAGCGCGAGAAGCGCACCGTCATCCCCGCGCACCGCGACCTGCTGGAGCTGATGGAAGCCACGGTGCACGCGTACCGGCACCGTGTGGCCTTCCGCATGGTGGCGGGCGAGAAGGAGGAGCGCTTCACCTACGGCGAGGTGCACCGCTACGCCGAGCGCGTGGGCAGCTTCCTGCTGGCCGCGGGCATCAAGCACGGCGACCGCGTGCTGCTGGTGTCGGAGAACCGGCCCGAGTGGGGCATCAACTACTTCGGCATCCTGCGCGCGGGCGCCACCGTCGTTCCGGTGGACCCGGGCTTGAGCGAGGCGGAGCTCGTCAACATCGCCCGCCGGGCGGAAGCGCGCGCGTGCCTCGTCTCCGAGGATGCGGCCCGGGACTTCCCCGGCCTCTTCGCCGCGCTGGGTGACGGCGTCACCGTGGCCAGCCTCGCGGAGGCGATGACGGGCGACCCGGCGTACCCGGACCGCATCGGTCCCGTGCGCAAGTCCGCCGCGGCGGACGACCTGGCCAGCATCATCTTCACCTCTGGCACCACGGGCACGCCCAAGGGCGTCATGCTCACCCACCGGAACTTCGCCGCGCTGGTGGCGAAGCTGGCGGGGACCTTCGACATCGGCGTGGGCGACGGCGTGCTGTCCGTGCTGCCGCTGCACCACACCTTCGAGTTCGCCGCTGGCTTCCTCACCCCGTTCTGGCGCGGGGCGGAAATCACGTACATCGACGAGCTGACGTCGGACCGGCTGGGCGAGGTGTTCGAGACGGGCCGCATCACCGCCATGGTGGGCGTGCCAGCGCTGTGGCAGCTCTTGCACCGCAAGATTACGCAGGAGTTCGCCAGCCGCCCGCCGTTCATCGAGCAGGCGCTCAAGGCGCTGATGGCCACCCACGGCGAGCTGCGCAACCGCAACAACATCAACCTGGGCAAGCTGCTGTTCTGGCCGGTGCACCGCAAGTTCGGCGGGCGCATCAAGGTCATCGTGTCGGGCGGCTCGGCGCTGCCGGACGACGTGCACAAGGCCTTCCACGAGCTGGGCTTCAACATCACGGAGGGCTACGGCCTGACGGAGGCCGCGCCGGTGCTGGCGGTGACGAAGCCCGGCAACAAGCGCCAGCCTGGAACGGTGGGCCGCGCGCTGCCCGGTATCGAGCTGCGCATCCTCAATCCGGACAACGACGGGTTGGGAGAAGTGCTGGCCAAGGGCCCCAACGTCATGCCCGGCTACTTCGGCGACCGTGAGGCCACCGAGGCGGTGCTCAAGGACGGCTGGCTCCACACGGGCGACTTGGGACGTCTGGACGCGGAGGGCCACCTGTACCTGGTGGGCCGCGCGAAGGACGTCATCATCGACCACAACGGGAAGAACATCTACCCGGACGAGTTGGAGGAGCTGTACCAGGACCACACGCACATCAAGGAGCTGTCCATCGTCGGCCTGCCCGACGACGCGGGCGGCGAGAAGGTGGCGTGCCTGTGCGTGCCCGACTACGCAGACCGCCTGCGTGAGGAAGTGCGCCGCGAGTTGGAGGAGCACTTCCGCAAGGTGAGCGCGGGCATGCCCTTCTACCGGCGCGTGAAGGTGTTGCGCCTGTGGGACGGCGAGCTGCCCCGCACTGCCAAGCGCAGCGTGAAGCGCAAGCAGGTGGTGGAGGAGCTCAAGCGCCAGGAGCGCATGGCGGCCAGCGCCAGCAAGGCGCGCGAGAAGGCGGCCAACCCCGCCACGGGCGGCATCGCGGACTGGCTCTTCCCGCTCATCGCTGACGTCAGCCACCGGCCGGTGTCCGACGTGCGTCCGGACGCGCTGCTCAGCGGCGACCTCGGCTTCGACTCGCTGATGCTCACCGAGCTGTCCTCCGCGCTGGAGGCGGCCGGCGTGCCGCTGCCCGCGGTGGAGGACCTGACGCAGGTGCAGACGGTGGAGGACCTGCGCAAGGTGGTGGCGTCCTCCGGCAAGCGCCCCACGGTGGAGACGCGCGCGAAGGAGATCTCCAAGGAGAACGAGCGCGCGGAAGAGGTGGAGATTCCGGTGCCCGACGTGGTCGCGGACGTCGGCCGGCAGCTCTTGTCCTTCGGGCAGAAGGTGCTCTACGGCGGCGTGTTCGACGTGAAGGTGACGGGCAAGTCCTTCATCCCGCAGAACCGCAACTTCCTCGTCATCGCCAACCACTCCAGCCACCTGGACGCGGGCCTGGTTCGAGTGGCGCTGGGTGACCAGGGCGAGCGGCTGGTGTCCCTGGCGGCGCGCGACTACTTCTTCAACACGCCGCTCAAGCGCGCCTGGTTCGAGAACTTCACCAACCTGGTGCCCATCGAACGGCAGGGCTCGCTGCGCGAGTCGCTGCGGATGGCGGGCGAGGCGCTGCGACAGGGCTTCAACGTCCTCATCTTCCCGGAGGGCACGCGCTCCACCACCGGCGAGCTGATGGAGTTCAAGTCCACGCTGGGCTACCTGGCGCTCACCTTCAACATGGACGTGCTGCCGCTGTACATCGGCGGCGCCTTCGACGCGCTGCCCAAGGGCAGCGTGCTGCCCAAGACGAAGACGCCCCTGCGGGTGAACATCGGTCCGGTGCTGGGCCACGCGGACCTGCGCACGCGGGTGCAGGGCATGGCGCGCTCGGAGGGCTACCGCTACGTCACCCGCATCGCGGAGGACTCGATGCGGGCGCTGCGCGACGGCCGGGTGCTGAACCTGGAGCGCGTGGACCTGCCTCTGGCCGGGGCCAGTCCCCGCGCGTCCACGTCCACGGAAGGGAAGGACTCGTGA